The following proteins are co-located in the Spirosoma montaniterrae genome:
- a CDS encoding four-carbon acid sugar kinase family protein yields MMHHPLMLVLDDDPTGIQTVHDVWVYYGWSAAVMQTLFDRDQLAFIQTNSRSLPEAEAIDITRQIMQLALAESQITGRDFRVISRSDSSLRGHFPAEPDTIRQVLEADAGQLIDGVILCFVLPEAGRQTEENVHYIRQSDGTLRPVADTEFARDATFGYRSADLSAYVAEKTGGRVPAETVRSLPLAWLEASNVAACLSTLLTLENGQPLVVNGVTYDHLAIAAEAIRQAEARGKRFVFRTAAAFVKAYAQIPDRPLLTRADLTPYLTNGPVLTVVGSHTANTTRQLSELLARPGTKAIELNVTKLQTDATSVVAEAIRQMQDAVIAGHQPVLFTSRQVQGTDASATDALAFSRRVSGALMAVVQAFPVRPRAVIAKGGITSSDVATQGLGMKQALILGQIRPSIPVVLTDAESRFPQLPYIIFPGNTGQPSDLSSIWQELTH; encoded by the coding sequence ATGATGCACCATCCGCTGATGCTGGTTCTTGACGACGACCCAACAGGCATCCAGACCGTTCACGACGTGTGGGTATATTACGGTTGGTCGGCAGCCGTAATGCAAACACTCTTTGACCGTGATCAACTCGCTTTTATTCAGACCAATAGCCGCTCGCTGCCCGAGGCCGAAGCCATCGATATTACCCGGCAAATTATGCAGTTGGCCCTTGCCGAAAGCCAGATAACAGGCCGCGATTTTCGGGTCATCAGCCGCAGCGATTCGTCGTTGCGGGGTCATTTCCCGGCTGAACCCGACACGATTCGGCAGGTGCTGGAAGCCGATGCCGGGCAATTAATCGATGGCGTGATTTTGTGCTTTGTGTTGCCCGAAGCCGGTCGGCAGACGGAGGAGAACGTTCACTACATCCGTCAGTCCGACGGTACGCTCCGGCCCGTTGCCGACACGGAGTTCGCCCGCGATGCAACATTCGGCTACCGTAGTGCCGACCTGAGCGCGTATGTGGCCGAAAAAACGGGCGGGCGCGTACCCGCCGAGACGGTACGTAGCCTGCCGCTTGCCTGGCTCGAAGCCAGCAACGTAGCCGCCTGTCTGTCTACGTTGCTAACACTGGAAAATGGGCAACCGCTGGTAGTCAACGGTGTTACCTACGACCACCTGGCTATAGCTGCCGAGGCCATTCGGCAGGCCGAAGCGCGGGGCAAACGATTTGTGTTTCGCACCGCAGCCGCGTTTGTCAAAGCCTACGCCCAGATTCCAGACCGCCCGCTGCTTACCCGCGCCGATCTGACCCCGTACCTGACCAATGGCCCTGTGCTAACAGTGGTGGGGTCGCATACGGCCAACACCACCCGGCAACTGAGTGAGTTACTGGCGCGACCCGGCACCAAAGCTATCGAACTGAACGTAACTAAGCTGCAAACCGACGCCACGAGCGTAGTGGCCGAAGCCATCCGGCAGATGCAGGATGCAGTAATAGCAGGGCACCAGCCGGTGCTGTTTACCAGTCGGCAGGTGCAGGGTACCGATGCGTCTGCCACCGACGCGCTGGCATTTTCCCGGCGGGTATCCGGCGCGCTTATGGCCGTTGTGCAGGCGTTTCCGGTACGTCCACGTGCTGTCATTGCCAAAGGAGGCATTACCTCCAGCGACGTTGCCACGCAGGGTTTAGGTATGAAACAGGCCCTGATTCTGGGGCAGATACGGCCCAGCATCCCCGTTGTGCTGACAGACGCAGAAAGCCGGTTTCCGCAGCTACCTTACATTATTTTCCCCGGAAATACGGGGCAACCATCCGATTTATCGTCTATCTGGCAGGAACTCACCCATTGA